In Cedecea neteri, a single genomic region encodes these proteins:
- a CDS encoding PLP-dependent aminotransferase family protein, whose protein sequence is MKPKFAPLTVASHPAQPRYQQIARQLKQAINSGELAAGSRLPSSRTLALELGVARATVENAYGDLVAQGWLERRGQAGTFVSPSVKHDPGGQNVSAAHPQGAPRPFQMGLPALDLFPRAIWARLMGRRLRQQTRFDLMLPEPSGEASLKQAIVDYLRFSRSIDCQPEQIFITSGFQAGIALILSTLARPGDGIWLEDPGYLFVRPDFAKAGMAIRAIPVDDEGMQVDYGVSRFPDARFALLTPAHQSPSGVALSLSRRHGLLEWASREQSWIIEDDYDSEFRYQGKPLPPLKSLDSPQRVIYAGTFSKSMFPALRVAWLVVPSHAVEDFQRQARRQPCTAPILIQQAIADFLREGHFWRHLKKMRQRYAERRLWLERALSEQGFVVVPQAGGIQMVIGVEGNDKIVADKARAAGLAVQALSRWRIEHPGPGGLLLSFTNISSYEMAQRYALQLRLAIK, encoded by the coding sequence ATGAAACCAAAATTCGCGCCGCTGACCGTGGCCTCTCATCCCGCTCAGCCCCGCTACCAGCAAATCGCCCGTCAGCTAAAGCAGGCGATAAACAGCGGTGAACTGGCGGCGGGGAGCCGCCTGCCGTCCAGCCGGACGCTGGCGCTGGAGCTGGGGGTTGCCAGAGCCACGGTTGAGAACGCTTATGGCGACCTGGTGGCTCAGGGCTGGCTGGAGCGACGTGGGCAGGCGGGCACTTTTGTGAGCCCGTCTGTGAAGCACGATCCCGGTGGTCAAAACGTTTCAGCTGCTCACCCACAGGGTGCGCCCAGACCTTTTCAGATGGGCCTTCCCGCGCTGGATCTCTTCCCTCGCGCGATTTGGGCCCGGCTGATGGGGCGGCGTTTGCGCCAGCAAACTCGTTTTGACCTGATGCTGCCGGAACCCAGCGGGGAGGCCTCATTGAAGCAGGCGATTGTGGATTATCTGCGCTTCTCCCGCAGCATTGACTGCCAGCCGGAACAGATCTTTATTACTTCCGGCTTCCAGGCTGGTATTGCCCTGATACTCTCTACGCTTGCGCGGCCCGGAGATGGCATCTGGCTGGAAGATCCCGGCTACCTCTTTGTTCGGCCTGATTTTGCAAAAGCCGGGATGGCGATCCGGGCGATCCCCGTGGACGATGAGGGCATGCAGGTTGATTACGGCGTGAGTCGTTTTCCCGATGCCCGCTTTGCACTTTTGACGCCTGCGCATCAAAGTCCGTCAGGCGTGGCGCTCTCTCTTTCACGGCGGCATGGGCTGCTGGAATGGGCCAGTCGGGAACAAAGCTGGATCATTGAAGATGATTACGACAGCGAGTTTCGCTACCAGGGCAAGCCTTTGCCGCCGCTAAAAAGTCTGGACAGCCCGCAGCGGGTTATCTACGCGGGGACTTTCAGTAAGTCGATGTTTCCGGCCCTGCGTGTTGCATGGCTGGTGGTGCCTTCCCACGCGGTAGAAGATTTTCAGCGTCAGGCTCGCAGGCAACCCTGCACCGCGCCAATTCTCATTCAGCAGGCTATCGCCGACTTTCTGCGGGAAGGGCATTTCTGGCGGCACTTAAAAAAAATGCGTCAGCGCTATGCCGAACGTCGGCTGTGGCTTGAGCGGGCGCTGAGCGAGCAGGGCTTCGTTGTTGTGCCTCAGGCAGGCGGCATTCAGATGGTAATTGGCGTCGAAGGGAATGACAAAATCGTGGCGGATAAAGCCAGAGCCGCAGGGCTTGCGGTTCAGGCGCTTAGCCGATGGCGAATTGAACATCCTGGGCCTGGCGGTTTACTGCTGAGTTTTACCAATATCAGCTCGTATGAAATGGCCCAGCGCTATGCGCTTCAACTTCGGCTGGCCATAAAGTAA